One Ictalurus punctatus breed USDA103 chromosome 21, Coco_2.0, whole genome shotgun sequence genomic window carries:
- the wnk2 gene encoding serine/threonine-protein kinase WNK2 isoform X3, translating to MEVARACHSTEPPVLKPDSKAIDRKDSRGDTEPAAARLGASEPSASLQQQPTDCRSSARRKFIRTNLWFSESEDHGLETPECGDSMSTGIGRPVGNPRRTRYRKSSSAGSPVRTQTCTDVPGQKSEAEQKQEAAAASAPGKDEHEHGHVEEEEDEEEEAGMTAVSTSPSGRFLKFDVELGRGSFKTVYKGLDTETWVEVAWCELQDRKLSKVDRQRFKEEAEMLKGLQHPNIVRFYDFWESPVKGKKCIVLVTELMTSGTLKTYLKRFKVMKPKVLRSWCRQILKGLHFLHTRTPPIIHRDLKCDNIFITGPTGSVKIGDLGLATLKRASFATSVIGTPEFMAPEMYEEHYDEAVDVYAFGMCMLEMATSEYPYSECQNAAQIYRKVTSGVKPASYCKVTVPEIKEIIGECIRYHWEERYSIKDLLNHAFFAEDTGVRVELAEEDDGKKTSIALRLWVEDQKKLKGKYKDSGAIEFTFDLNKEVPEAVAQEMVDSGFFLESDMKIVGKSIRDRVALIKWRRERTISRGKCETEKKVTEDRAQNVPQDPCPKLTQSAMPIAHTEPGDHDNESVNLSSGPTSSNTSDSVAGPAPVSDGVNNQHGIIYQSLSEPISTSQTVLSPPAQLLTQLHHVTQSQLTTQLHQEVQNQFGAQLHSGAQRVQYTQEIMQQLVDPQDHAVQLHQVAQQQPVAQLHQEVQQQPAIHLHHGGQQQQPAAQLLQGIQAQGMQHNPAVQQHHVAHQQPSAQHQQEAQQQPVAQLYHGTYQQSTTSVHQGAFLQTSVQRNQSLYQQSPPPTGKLVQTISAPATPAATAPQGQETLANLQPVLEATSDGQTHPQHLHQPASAVLSTAPPSQPQQTVHATPLLQPLQISTQFSSPYSVMSAVGTPARSEAVTFSAMPYSSPYPSSAPPVPPSYYSASPVHVPLPLSATQNMPSIPGAGTPQTPVSAPLGPILGIALSPSLIAQQQQVYPSALQPEGSLHQLQPTQPSLPLSHTLLQPPSSFPPQEPCIGAPPEQDEPVDHAHADPTQITSLPHREESEQEFTAAAWGESCTDPSSAQQIQEPASVFVPPVSDPSHEEPVHMPLPIYTCDSLNSDAASGKEMSDSYDGTISGGKGDGKPRKHHRKSARTRSRQEKTSKPKLSILNVCDTGDKMVECQLETHNHKMVTFKFDLDGDAPEEIATYMVENGFILPIEKEIFIDQLKDIVDKAEDMLSEEVEGERPGALRDTPLQGSSPVGTGDEVRTNGSLRGQKDGTPQPVYQQNVLHTGKRWFIICPVDEPSVSQDVSSEGATATPHTSGLSDGTAPSQTADSSTAQPLEHCTAPASTDSAGYATAPPSGGSDAHGFSPLSLTTVDPLSLVPLSATLPSQSVSDPITPNHAAQQAVDVASAASRAEDVPCCQLVMPLALDAGVGAQRSSPVSPPLMQDAHGIVLQQPFASVVGAKPPSLPQSPATSQHHHAPNESDGEGRARVGFVDSTIKTLDEKLRNLLYQEYVPMYPSGCAAETPGSGTEYVQSPPGPESATGGSGNSTPKIIADGRIRAGEQLPQIPERVDSLSTLSDSAVAVPVSKKPILPHSTSCSSSRSRYKMTAGAPDFLSGTQMKQRSWSSTASPAHPGACYGERSSLYAEPNTPFSAEDDDATRRKHSSRNSAPPDFCLDPLSSLSEHGSLPQARTSVSADVHARFMSSDSGAESSPAKMVPPTPSRSERRGSDLMRRAVAFLRRSGRSSSVQSSDSPSRHGGTCASYMSSDNDSEMEDLDIKNELHRLREKHLMEISELQAHQRGEIELLYLRLGKAPPPGLSLTATVPPAGRRRRASKHKLRASKLLSPLVQQIRSVTKTSDSSKPAEPALSVNGSPAKASEGCVSRSRSGTDTLPSSVSEPVQTQQPCSLKASLSSDNVCSGLQGEGAGVYSHPGPGWSPYLPAADRVTYKSSSKPRARFLSGPVSLSIWSTLKRLCLGKERGNRPAGPPGASNHPQVPPGSTPSPHHRAVGLAQAQSNNSNNNNDLCPEELQRLVQTWSPKQPCSFTHSFSVRAQRATRARTRSAEGALPGSATVTSTSLLSFSWPRINSRTSSEMTEPLLTLQDGLSVRDDDFGELPSAPVYISHWPALSMALDQGGFMFSTVASSWTKRSSPPEPLRSQNRTPTPVSPML from the exons GACCGTAAGCTGTCTAAAGTGGACCGCCAGAGGTTTAAGGAGGAGGCGGAGATGCTGAAGGGTCTCCAGCACCCCAACATCGTCCGCTTCTATGACTTCTGGGAGTCTCCTGTCAAGGGAAAGAAGTGCATCGTCTTGGTTACCGAACTAATGACGTCGGGCACGTTAAAAAC GTACCTGAAGCGCTTCAAGGTGATGAAGCCGAAGGTGCTGCGTAGTTGGTGCAGGCAGATCCTCAAAGGTCTTCACTTtctgcacacacgcacacctccCATCATCCACCGAGACCTAAAGTGCGACAACATCTTCATCACAGGCCCCACAGGCTCGGTTAAGATCGGGGACCTGGGCCTGGCTACACTCAAGAGGGCCTCCTTTGCCACGAGCGTCATCG GCACTCCCGAGTTCATGGCTCCCGAGATGTACGAAGAGCACTACGACGAGGCCGTAGATGTCTACGCGTTTGGCATGTGCATGCTGGAGATGGCCACGTCCGAGTACCCGTACTCCGAGTGCCAGAACGCTGCTCAGATCTACCGCAAAGTCACCAGT GGTGTAAAGCCAGCCAGTTACTGTAAGGTCACCGTCCCCGAGATTAAGGAGATCATTGGGGAGTGTATCCGCTATCACTGGGAGGAAAG ATACTCCATTAAGGATCTGCTGAATCATGCCTTCTTTGCAGAGGACACTGGCGTCAGGGTGGAACTCGCTGAGGAAGACGATGGCAAGAAAACATCGATCGCCCTCAGGCTTTGGGTGGAGGACCAGAAGAAGCTGAAAGGGAAGTACAAGGACAGCGGTGCAATCGAGTTCACCTTTGACCTCAACAAAGAGGTGCCAGAGGCAGTTGCTCAAGAAATG gTTGACTCTGGCTTTTTCCTAGAGAGCGACATGAAGATTGTCGGCAAGTCAATCCGGGACCGCGTGGCTCTCATAAAATGGCGTAGGGAGCGGACCATCTCCAGGGGCAAGTGCGAGACTGAAAAGAAGGTCACTGAGGACCGTGCACAGAACGTGCCTCAGGATCCCTGTCCTAAGTTGACACAGAGTGCCATGCCCATTGCTCATACAGAGCCTGGGGATCACGACAATGAGTCAGTCAACCTCTCTAGTGGCCCCACCAGTTCAAACACAT CAGACAGTGTTGCCGGCCCTGCACCGGTCTCGGATGGTGTGAATAACCAGCACGGCATTATTTACCAGTCATTGTCAGAGCCCATCAGCACTTCCCAGACAGTCCTCAGTCCACCAGCACAGCTCCTTACTCAGTTACATCACGTGACCCAATCACAACTAACGACTCAGCTTCATCAGGAGGTCCAAAACCAGTTCGGAGCTCAGCTGCACTCGGGAGCACAACGAGTCCAGTATACGCAAGAGATCATGCAACAACTTGTGGATCCACAAGATCACGCTGTCCAGCTGCATCAAGTGGCCCAGCAACAGCCCGTTGCTCAGTTACATCAAGAGGTCCAGCAGCAACCTGCTATACATCTCCACCATGGAGGACAGCAACAGCAACCCGCTGCACAGTTACTCCAGGGGATCCAGGCGCAAGGTATGCAGCATAATCCCGCTGTGCAGCAGCATCATGTGGCCCATCAGCAACCTTCGGCACAGCACCAACAGGAGGCCCAGCAACAACCCGTAGCACAGTTATATCATGGAACTTATCAGCAATCCACCACTTCAGTACATCAAGGAGCCTTCCTGCAGACCTCAGTACAGCGCAACCAGAGTCTGTACCAGCAGTCTCCTCCT ccCACTGGTAAATTGGTTCAGACTATATCAGCTCCAGCGACCCCAGCAGCAACTGCACCACAAGGACAGGAG ACGTTAGCAAATCTGCAGCCAGTTCTGGAGGCAACTTCTGATGGACAGACACATCCTCAGCATCTGCATCAACCGGCTTCTGCTGTGCTCAGCACTGCGCCACCTTCTCAACCACAGCAGACTGTTCATGCTACACCCCTACTGCAGCCGCTTCAGATTTCCACTCAA ttttctTCACCGTACTCCGTTATGTCGGCAGTGGGCACGCCTGCCAGAAGTGAGGCGGTGACATTTTCCGCCATGCCATACAGCAGTCCCTACCCCAGTAGCGCTCCTCCAGTACCTCCATCCTACTACTCTGCCAGTCCGGTCCATGTTCCACTACCTCTCTCAGCCACACAGAACATGCCCTCCATACCTGGAGCTGGTACACCCCAAACCCCTGTATCTGCTCCTCTAGGACCAATCCTAGGCATAGCCCTTTCTCCATCCCTCATAGCACAACAACAGCAGGTATACCCGTCTGCTCTTCAACCAGAGGGCTCCCTCCATCAACTCCAACCCACCCAGCCATCTCTGCCCCTTTCTCATACGTTGCTGCAGCCACCGTCCTCCTTTCCTCCGCAAGAGCCGTGTATTGGTGCACCACCTGAACAG GACGAACCGGTAGACCACGCACATGCAGACCCAACTCAGATCACGTCTCTTCCACACAGAGAGGAATCTGAGCAAGAATTCACTGCAGCCGCTTGGG GTGAAAGTTGCACTGACCCGAGCAGTGCTCAGCAGATCCAGGAGCCAGCATCTGTATTCGTCCCTCCGGTGTCCGACCCGAGCCATGAG GAGCCAGTACACATGCCACTCCCCATCTATACCTGTGACAG TTTGAATTCAGATGCTGCTTCGGGTAAAGAGATGAGTGATAGCTATGATGGCACCATTAGTGGAGGGAAAGGTGACGGGAAACCCCGAAAACATCATCGCAAGTCTGCCCGCACCCGCTCGCGGCAGGAGAAGACCAGCAAACCCAAGCTCAGCATACTCAAT GTTTGTGATACTGGTGACAAAATGGTGGAATGCCAGCTGGAGACCCATAACCACAAAATGGTGACATTCAAATTTGATCTGGACGGAGACGCACCCGAGGAAATAGCCACATACATG GTGGAGAACGGCTTCATTCTGCCCATAGAGAAGGAGATCTTCATCGATCAGCTGAAAGACATCGTGGACAAGGCTGAGGACATGCTGAGTGAGGAGGTAGAGGGGGAGAGACCGGGCGCCCTGAGGGATACTCCGCTTCAAGGCAGCTCTCCTGTTGGAACGGGGGATGAGGTGAGGACAAACGGG AGTCTGCGAGGACAGAAGGACGGCACGCCGCAGCCTGTCTATCAGCAGAATG TGCTGCATACCGGTAAGAGATGGTTCATTATTTGCCCTGTGGATGAGCCGAGTGTCAGCCAGGACGTGTCGTCGGAGGGAGCTACGGCTACACCCCATACAAGTGGACTGAGCGATGGCACAGCGCCGAGTCAGACTGCGGACAGCAGCACCGCACAGCCACTGGAGCACTGCACTGCTCCTGCTTCTACAG ATTCAGCAGGTTATGCCACAGCTCCTCCATCTGGTGGCAGTGATGCTCATGGATTCAGCCCACTGTCTCTGACCACCGTAGACCCCTTATCCTTGGTTCCACTCTCTGCCACCCTGCCATCGCAGTCTGTCAGTGACCCGATTACACCAAACCACGCTGCCCAGCAGGCGGTGGACGTGGCCAGCGCTGCGTCCAGAGCCGAGGACGTGCCGTGCTGCCAGCTAGTCATGCCATTAGCGCTGGACGCAGGCGTGGGTGCTCAGCGCTCCTCACCAGTGTCCCCTCCCCTCATGCAGGACGCTCACGGCATTGTACTGCAGCAGCCGTTTGCATCCGTGGTCGGTGCCAAGCCCCCTTCGCTGCCCCAGAGCCCTGCCACCTCGCAGCACCATCACGCCCCCAACGAGTCAGACGGGGAAGGTCGGGCCCGGGTGGGGTTTGTAGACAGCACCATCAAGACGCTGGATGAGAAGCTGAGAAATCTACTGTATCAGGAATATGTGCCCATGTACCCATCAGGCTGTGCAGCGGAGACTCCAGGCTCAGGAACGGAGTATGTTCAGTCTCCACCTGGACCGGAGAGCGCAACAGGGGGGTCGGGCAACAGCACGCCCAAAATCATCGCAGACGGGCGCATCAGAGCCGGGGAGCAACTG CCACAGATCCCAGAGCGAGTAGACAGTCTGAGCACGCTCAGTGACTCCGCCGTTGCCG TCCCAGTGTCAAAGAAACCGATACTTCCTCACTCCACCTCCTGCTCGAGCTCCAGGAGTCGCTATAAG ATGACAGCTGGTGCTCCTGACTTCCTTTCTGGGACCCAGATGAAGCAGCGGAGTTGGAGCAGCACGGCGTCTCCAGCACACCCTGGTGCCTGTTATGGGGAGCGCAGCAGCCTTTACGCAGAACCCAACACGCCCTTTAGTGCAGAGGACGACGATGCCACACGCAGGAAACACAGCAGCAGGAACTCAGCGCCACCTGATTTCTGCCTGGaccctctgtcctctctcagtGAGCATGGCTCCCTGCCACAAGCACGCACATCTGTCTCAGCAGATGTCCATGCTCGCTTCATGTCTTCTGACTCTGGGGCAGAGAGCAGCCCAGCCAAAATGGTGCCTCCTACACCATCCCGCTCGGAGAGGAGAGGAAGCGACCTCATGAGGAGGGCGGTAGCCTTCCTGAGGCGTTCGGGCCGCAGCAGCAGTGTGCAGAGCTCTGATTCACCCAGCAGACACGGTGGGACCTGTGCCTCATACATGAGCAGTGATAATGACTCCGAGATGGAGGACTTggacattaaaaatgaactgCACAGACTGAGGGAGAA ACATCTGATGGAGATTTCAGAACTACAGGCTCACCAGCGTGGGGAAATCGAGCTGCTGTATCTCCGGCTCGGTAAAGCACCGCCTCCTGGCCTCAGCCTCACAGCAACagtgccccctgctggacgCAGACGCAGAGCCAGCAAGCACAAACTCAGGGCGAGCAAACTGCTCAGCCCTCTGGTCCAGCAGATAAGAAGCGTCACCAAAACAAGCGACAGCAGCAAACCTG CTGAGCCTGCTTTGAGCGTGAACGGCTCCCCAGCCAAAGCCTCAGAGGGGTGCGTCAGCCGGTCTCGCTCGGGGACTGACACTTTGCCCAGCTCAGTATCAGAACCGGTCCAGACCCAGCAGCCCTGCTCTCTCAAGGCCTCATTGTCATCTGATAATGTCTGTTCCGGACTGCAGGGAGAGGGAGCGGGAGTGTACAGCCACCCAGGACCGG GATGGTCTCCTTATCTCCCGGCCGCTGACAGGGTCACCTACAAATCCAGCAGTAAACCACGCGCTAGATTCCTGAGTGGgcctgtttctctctccatct GGTCGACGCTGAAACGGCTCTGCCTGGGGAAAGAACGTGGAAACA GGCCTGCAGGTCCTCCTGGGGCATCCAATCACCCCCAGGTGCCCCCAGGTTCGACTCCCTCGCCGCACCACCGAGCAGTGGGGCTAGCCCAAGCACaaagcaacaacagcaacaacaacaatgaccTGTGCCCCGAAGAGCTGCAGAGACTGGTGCAGACATGGAGCCCCAAACAGCCTTGTTcgttcactcactccttcaGCGTGAGAGCACAGCGAGCCACCAGAGCGAGAACCAGGAGCGCTGAAGGG GCGCTTCCAGGCTCAGCGACAGTAACCTCGACCTCGCTGCTTTCTTTTTCATGGCCCAGGATTAACTCCCGCACCTCCTCTGAGATGACCGAGCCCTTGCTCACCCTCCAGGACGGCTTGTCCGTGCGCGACGACGATTTTGGAGAATTACCAAGCGCTCCAGTGTACATTAGTCACTGGCCTGCACTGAGCATGGCTCTCGATCAGGGAGGGTTCATGTTCTCCACGGTGGCTTCATCCTGGACCAAACGCTCATCTCCGCCAGAGCCCCTCAGATCCCAAAACAGGACTCCTACACCCGTGTCTCCCATGTTGTAG